In a genomic window of Methanolacinia paynteri:
- a CDS encoding peptidoglycan-binding domain-containing protein, protein MSLKIGSKGEPVRELQSKLKELGYDPGEVDGDYGKLTRKAVSKFQEKQGLAIDGVIGPESVNALGIKTVLEEPEPERLKFRELLLSNPNYFGNIKASKYKAAKSKKQDTSFEELKCLGYNPELSQLEAVIHIKKDYGYGGDICSSGTPEYVRFYIDWNNDGNWKDLGLVNFTAHDIPGEKPLEYAVTLDIIPKKKLCRIENLPKVRAILSWNHPPEPDDPNAIPVWGNTIDARIQMDKLKFLLLNDYSDLFDKYPNTILEQLDLTKPFPVKEPQKYTIAELAEIYKGTAVPANRFAFTHINKLLAKPAIPAPLTLELSDYLSKFDIKIPEIIKELANFDGNTNYEELRCVGYDSSRRLLTGVLTIKLPGGYSGGLCTKGSTEYVAFWEYDEIEAVWLYLGTESVNVHDISSIPKEDLQYAVSLNVDLSHHRRPCTSGPSEVKIRAILSWEVPPPPANPNWVPKYGNREETRILIKPGPVPTGEHTPYIETVGNMAVCDISQATGLATGNGIISAFYADSSPFGGTVTITGFIDNPPGGVLDGVATPVKYKISVRPYNPADPQPWQDLNDGFNVKVRIKDNDTHVQEDYPQKIDPADGFYTYLEDPGIVLPGSGATRERYYVLPVLAYWQTGSKTGIWEILIVAKDVDNPEIPPGVLHCGADGTTRCIIRICLDNEYPVPQIGLTGYQRGADPTVHPIGTGIPEKCGRFKKGDILHGTYSVSDEHFGQLTLAVFPGVPAGGATVNPPVRSFDIVPTEGESGTWTLDTKSMDPCGYIIRLWVRDRTIVNSGTMGFRRSDDVGFCLEKTD, encoded by the coding sequence ATGTCTCTTAAAATCGGTTCGAAGGGGGAACCCGTCCGCGAACTGCAAAGCAAGTTAAAGGAACTCGGATACGACCCCGGAGAAGTAGACGGAGATTACGGGAAATTAACCCGAAAGGCAGTCTCCAAATTCCAGGAAAAGCAAGGACTGGCAATCGACGGCGTCATCGGCCCGGAAAGCGTCAATGCACTCGGAATCAAAACCGTCCTGGAAGAACCGGAACCAGAACGCCTGAAATTCCGCGAATTGCTCCTCTCAAATCCCAATTACTTCGGAAACATCAAAGCGTCCAAGTACAAGGCCGCCAAAAGCAAAAAACAGGACACATCCTTCGAGGAGCTCAAATGTCTCGGATATAACCCGGAATTATCCCAGCTCGAAGCCGTAATCCACATAAAAAAGGACTACGGTTACGGCGGGGACATCTGCTCCTCTGGCACCCCCGAGTATGTACGGTTCTATATCGACTGGAACAACGACGGAAACTGGAAGGACCTGGGATTAGTAAACTTCACCGCACACGACATCCCCGGGGAAAAACCGCTGGAATATGCCGTCACGCTCGACATTATCCCGAAAAAGAAGTTGTGCCGAATCGAAAATCTCCCGAAAGTCAGAGCGATCCTTTCATGGAATCACCCACCGGAGCCTGATGATCCGAATGCAATTCCCGTATGGGGCAACACCATCGACGCAAGAATCCAGATGGACAAATTGAAATTCCTGCTCCTGAACGATTACTCCGACCTGTTCGATAAATATCCCAATACCATTCTCGAACAACTCGACCTGACAAAACCGTTCCCGGTGAAAGAACCCCAAAAATATACGATCGCCGAACTGGCAGAGATCTATAAAGGCACCGCCGTCCCCGCAAACAGGTTCGCCTTCACCCACATCAACAAACTCCTGGCCAAACCCGCAATCCCCGCACCATTAACACTCGAACTCAGCGACTACCTCTCCAAATTCGACATCAAAATCCCGGAAATCATCAAGGAACTGGCAAATTTCGACGGCAACACCAATTACGAAGAACTCAGGTGCGTCGGTTACGACTCCTCCCGGAGGCTGCTGACAGGCGTCCTGACGATCAAACTTCCGGGCGGGTATTCCGGCGGCCTCTGCACCAAAGGCAGCACTGAGTATGTCGCATTCTGGGAGTACGACGAGATCGAAGCCGTCTGGTTATATCTCGGCACCGAATCCGTCAATGTCCACGATATCAGCAGCATACCGAAAGAAGATCTCCAGTATGCCGTATCCCTCAACGTCGACCTAAGCCATCACCGCCGCCCGTGCACTTCCGGACCAAGCGAAGTAAAGATCCGGGCCATACTCTCATGGGAAGTTCCGCCGCCGCCCGCCAATCCCAACTGGGTCCCGAAATACGGAAACCGTGAAGAAACCCGCATCCTTATCAAACCCGGCCCAGTTCCAACAGGAGAGCACACGCCATACATCGAAACCGTAGGCAACATGGCCGTCTGCGACATCAGCCAGGCAACCGGGCTTGCAACCGGAAACGGAATAATCTCCGCCTTCTATGCAGACAGCAGTCCGTTCGGCGGAACGGTAACCATTACCGGTTTTATCGACAATCCGCCCGGGGGCGTCCTCGACGGCGTAGCTACACCGGTGAAGTACAAAATCTCGGTCCGGCCGTATAACCCTGCAGACCCGCAGCCGTGGCAGGACCTCAACGACGGCTTCAATGTAAAAGTCCGCATCAAGGACAACGACACCCATGTCCAGGAAGATTATCCGCAGAAGATCGATCCTGCCGACGGATTTTACACCTATCTCGAAGATCCAGGAATAGTCCTGCCCGGTTCGGGGGCGACACGCGAACGCTACTACGTCCTGCCCGTCCTCGCCTACTGGCAGACCGGTTCGAAAACTGGAATCTGGGAGATCCTCATCGTCGCAAAAGACGTCGACAACCCGGAAATTCCGCCGGGAGTACTTCATTGCGGAGCGGACGGAACAACCCGCTGCATAATAAGAATCTGCCTGGACAACGAATATCCCGTACCCCAGATCGGTCTTACAGGGTACCAGCGTGGCGCCGACCCGACAGTCCACCCGATCGGCACAGGTATTCCCGAAAAATGCGGACGTTTCAAGAAAGGCGATATCCTGCACGGAACCTACAGCGTCAGCGACGAACATTTCGGACAGCTGACCCTGGCCGTTTTCCCGGGCGTACCTGCAGGCGGCGCCACCGTGAATCCGCCTGTAAGAAGTTTCGATATCGTGCCCACGGAAGGAGAATCCGGGACATGGACCCTCGATACAAAATCGATGGACCCATGCGGGTACATCATAAGGCTGTGGGTCCGTGATCGCACGATAGTAAACAGCGGAACCATGGGATTCAGGAGAAGCGACGATGTCGGCTTCTGCCTTGAGAAGACAGACTGA
- the kamA gene encoding lysine 2,3-aminomutase, whose protein sequence is MINYSETQKEITLKIDSEGTLSKWRDWRWQLSHTIRDLDTFEKITGISFPDEKYDELKETLEKFPLAITPYYLSLIETEDYENDPIFMQSFPSVHELDVIGEDLADPLDEDRDSPVEGITHRYPDRVLFLVSNKCAMYCRHCTRKRKVGDIEYIPDKDQISKGIDYISNNPQVRDVLLSGGDPLLLDDSYLEWILSELTEIPHVEIVRIGSRLPAVLPYRIDENLVEMLKQYHPIWINTQFNHPREITSSSTEALRKLADGGVPLGNQSVLLAGVNDCPRIMKTLVQKLVMNRVRPYYMYQCDLSEGLSHFRTPVGKGIEIIESLRGHTSGLAVPTYVIDAPGGGGKIPLMPNYLISWSTNKVVLRNYEGVICTYKEPDNYESVFCNRKCDDCTLQLKLDNADESKSIGIEKLLCDYDDTIALYPENNERMERRDEK, encoded by the coding sequence ATGATAAATTATTCAGAGACCCAGAAAGAGATCACATTAAAGATAGATTCGGAAGGAACCCTTTCGAAATGGAGAGACTGGAGATGGCAGCTCAGCCATACGATAAGAGACCTCGATACGTTCGAAAAGATCACGGGGATCTCGTTTCCGGACGAAAAATACGACGAACTTAAAGAGACGCTGGAAAAATTTCCGCTGGCGATAACACCTTATTACCTTTCGCTGATCGAGACGGAGGACTATGAAAACGATCCGATATTCATGCAGTCCTTCCCTTCGGTGCATGAACTAGACGTAATCGGGGAAGACCTTGCCGACCCCCTCGACGAGGATCGCGACAGCCCGGTTGAAGGGATTACGCACAGGTACCCCGACAGGGTGCTCTTCCTCGTCAGCAACAAATGCGCAATGTACTGCCGGCACTGCACACGAAAGAGAAAAGTCGGAGACATAGAGTACATCCCTGATAAGGACCAGATCAGCAAAGGGATCGATTACATCAGCAACAACCCGCAGGTGAGGGATGTTCTCCTGTCCGGCGGAGACCCTCTCCTTCTCGACGACTCGTACCTCGAATGGATACTATCGGAGCTTACGGAAATCCCCCACGTGGAGATCGTCCGTATCGGCAGCCGCCTGCCCGCCGTTCTCCCGTACAGGATCGACGAAAACCTCGTCGAGATGCTCAAACAGTACCATCCCATATGGATCAACACGCAGTTCAACCACCCGAGAGAGATCACGAGCTCGTCCACCGAAGCGTTAAGAAAGCTCGCAGACGGCGGAGTCCCGCTTGGAAACCAGTCCGTCCTCCTCGCGGGCGTAAACGACTGCCCGAGGATCATGAAGACGCTCGTGCAGAAACTCGTCATGAACAGGGTTCGGCCCTACTACATGTACCAGTGCGACCTCTCCGAAGGGCTCTCGCATTTCAGGACGCCCGTCGGCAAAGGCATAGAGATCATCGAAAGCCTGAGAGGGCATACATCCGGACTCGCCGTTCCGACCTATGTAATCGATGCCCCCGGAGGGGGAGGAAAGATCCCGCTTATGCCCAACTACCTCATCTCGTGGTCCACGAACAAGGTCGTTCTCAGGAACTACGAAGGAGTGATCTGCACCTACAAAGAGCCCGACAACTACGAGTCCGTCTTCTGCAACAGGAAGTGCGATGACTGCACCCTCCAGCTGAAACTCGACAATGCCGACGAGTCGAAGTCCATCGGGATCGAAAAACTCTTGTGCGACTATGACGATACGATCGCCCTGTATCCCGAGAACAACGAGAGGATGGAGAGAAGAGATGAAAAATGA
- the ablB gene encoding putative beta-lysine N-acetyltransferase, which translates to MKNDVVCTIGNSVIQHGKLNDRVYLMKLSPDDIPVIVAEMIDGIAEKYGYSKSFAKVHGDAADIFAENGYKTEAVVPGFFSGKSDGYFISKYYRPERGEIEESCKDEIERILGDTEKIRDTGTPDKDRKDPGIRIAGEEDADALAELYGRVFESYPFPIHDPGYIRETMNENISYFGIWEDDMLLAASSCETDISGQNVEMTDFAVSPECRGKGYAGLLLDAMENEMKKDGFITSYTIARAAHEPVNRLFARSGYSYCGTLKNNTNICGSFESMNVWYKKID; encoded by the coding sequence ATGAAAAATGACGTTGTTTGCACTATCGGGAATTCGGTAATCCAGCACGGGAAATTAAACGACAGGGTATATCTCATGAAACTCTCACCCGATGATATCCCGGTGATAGTTGCGGAGATGATAGACGGCATTGCGGAAAAATACGGATACTCGAAGTCGTTTGCAAAAGTTCACGGGGATGCCGCAGATATATTCGCAGAAAACGGCTATAAGACCGAAGCCGTCGTCCCGGGATTTTTCAGCGGCAAAAGCGACGGGTACTTCATCTCGAAATATTACCGTCCCGAAAGAGGAGAGATCGAGGAATCCTGCAAAGATGAGATCGAAAGAATACTCGGGGATACGGAAAAGATCCGTGACACGGGAACCCCGGATAAAGACAGAAAAGATCCCGGAATAAGAATAGCCGGGGAAGAGGATGCAGATGCACTCGCCGAATTATACGGCCGGGTCTTCGAGAGCTATCCTTTCCCGATCCATGATCCGGGCTACATCCGGGAGACGATGAACGAGAACATCAGCTATTTCGGCATATGGGAGGACGATATGCTTCTTGCGGCCTCATCGTGCGAGACCGACATCTCCGGCCAAAACGTAGAGATGACGGACTTCGCGGTTTCCCCTGAATGCCGGGGCAAAGGATATGCGGGTCTTCTTCTCGATGCGATGGAGAATGAGATGAAAAAAGACGGGTTCATCACATCCTATACAATTGCAAGAGCGGCACACGAACCGGTGAACCGTCTCTTCGCCCGATCCGGCTACAGCTACTGCGGGACTCTGAAGAACAATACCAATATCTGCGGATCGTTCGAATCGATGAACGTCTGGTACAAAAAAATAGATTGA
- a CDS encoding cupin domain-containing protein: MNSYPVIFAVVAIACFSFIIAGCTGTGDSGGTPAGSGQNGTLYIIDQNDLEGISLFGGEGSLVEFFSPAVLEKMNIPEETDISIGYVVIPPGNGTPLHYLLGSDEVIYVISGGGVITIDGQECELSSGRAVLIPAGSVQSFMNAGDTNLVYLTIVQPYYKYENDIPVDGDAGNISYKSHPEIFISNPEENEEWNPSDGVNIHAVVNRGVMTLPADAVSTEYSIAIAEFSPGASIPPEVLTGSDELDYVLEGEIEVSSGDNKYTVRKGQAVLIPKGVSREFRNNDNDKTVLLSLVNPYWRDETGSS, from the coding sequence ATGAATTCGTATCCGGTAATTTTTGCAGTAGTTGCGATTGCCTGTTTTTCTTTCATAATTGCGGGATGCACGGGGACAGGGGATTCCGGCGGAACCCCGGCAGGCTCCGGGCAGAACGGAACCCTATACATAATCGACCAGAACGATCTCGAAGGAATTTCTCTCTTCGGCGGCGAAGGAAGCCTGGTTGAGTTTTTCTCCCCCGCGGTTCTTGAAAAGATGAACATTCCGGAGGAGACCGATATCAGTATCGGCTATGTCGTTATCCCCCCGGGGAACGGTACTCCACTCCATTATCTTCTCGGTTCGGATGAGGTAATTTACGTTATCTCGGGTGGGGGCGTGATTACAATCGACGGCCAGGAGTGTGAACTCTCGTCCGGCCGGGCGGTCCTGATACCCGCAGGATCGGTCCAGTCGTTTATGAACGCGGGCGACACCAATCTCGTTTACCTGACTATTGTTCAACCGTATTATAAGTACGAAAACGACATCCCGGTCGACGGAGATGCCGGGAACATATCGTATAAGAGCCACCCGGAGATCTTCATCTCGAACCCGGAGGAGAACGAGGAATGGAACCCGTCTGACGGAGTCAATATTCATGCGGTCGTGAACCGCGGAGTAATGACACTGCCTGCCGATGCGGTTTCAACCGAATACAGTATCGCCATCGCCGAATTCTCACCGGGTGCATCGATTCCGCCCGAAGTCCTTACAGGATCGGACGAACTCGATTACGTCCTTGAAGGAGAGATAGAGGTCTCGTCCGGGGACAATAAATATACGGTGAGAAAGGGACAGGCAGTACTGATCCCGAAAGGTGTCTCCCGGGAATTCAGGAACAATGATAACGACAAAACCGTTCTTCTCTCGCTCGTAAATCCCTACTGGAGAGATGAGACAGGCTCATCCTGA